One Panicum virgatum strain AP13 chromosome 3N, P.virgatum_v5, whole genome shotgun sequence DNA segment encodes these proteins:
- the LOC120665639 gene encoding putative NAD kinase 3 isoform X1, giving the protein MFVDELASTREVCGERINLSMTTSHQTENGDITKVNSVERAAYAFIPQTPIRSTDAHLEEFSEAMRTVAKTLRQVVEGKAAAQAEAAEWKRKYEVEVASKEHKHHNVIKGCSNYEKDKLEELASQMALETASIDQTSCCGNHGICSHQILQDECPGPNRKADDKIVARKAPFRLLWGCDGDKNDQHRHDFVSFEKGDIKTAERSNKQILLKWESPPQTVLLVTKPNSNSVLALCAEMVRWLKEHNNMDVIVEPRVSKELRTEDSYFNFIQTWNNDQEVKALHTKVDLIVTLGGDGTVLWAGSLFKGPVPPVVAFSLGSLGFMTPFSSEQYRECLANVLKRPFSITLRSRLQCHVVRDAAKDEVETEEPILVLNEVTIDRGMSSYLTYLECYCDGSFVTCVQGDGLIISTTSGSTAYSLAAGGSMVHPQVPGILFTPICPHSLSFRPLILPEYVTLRVQVPFNSRGQAWASFDGKGRIQLGPGDALICSVSPWPVPTACLVDSTTDFLRSIHEGLHWNLRKSQSFDGPPA; this is encoded by the exons ATGTTCGTCGACGAGCTCGCATCCACGCGGGAG GTTTGTGGTGAGAGAATAAACCTTAGTATGACTACCTCACATCAAACTGAAAATGGAGACATCACCAAAGTTAATTCTGTGGAGAGGGCCGCTTATGCATTTATTCCCCAAACTCCTATCAGATCAACTGATGCACACCTTGAAGAGTTCTCTGAAGCTATGAGAA CTGTTGCAAAAACACTGCGACAAGTTGTGGAAGGGAAAGCTGCTGCTCAAGCGGAGGCAGCTGAATGGAAGCGCAAGTACGAAGTAGAGGTGGCATCCAAGGAACACAAACATCATAATGTGATCAAAG GCTGCAGTAACTATGAGAAGGATAAGTTAGAGGAACTGGCTAGTCAGATGGCATTGGAGACTGCCTCCATTGATCAAACCAGTTGTTGTGGAAACCATGGGATATGTTCGCATCAAATACTTCAGGATGAATGTCCTGGACCTAACCGAAAAGCAGATGATAAGATAGTTGCAAGAAAG GCACCATTTAGACTATTATGGGGATGTGATGGGGATAAGAATGACCAGCACAGGCATGATTTTGTGTCCTTCGAAAAAGGTGACATAAAAACAGCAGAGCGCAGCAATAAGCAG ATTTTGCTAAAATGGGAATCACCTCCACAAACAGTTCTTCTTGTTACTAAACCTAATTCCAACTCTGTGCTTGCTCTCTGTGCCGAAATGGTTAG ATGGCTTAAAGAGCACAATAATATGGATGTGATTGTAGAGCCACGAGTTAGCAAGGAACTACGGACTGAAGATTCTTACTTCAACTTTATCCAGACATGGAATAATG ATCAGGAGGTAAAGGCATTACACACGAAAGTTGATCTAATTGTAACTCTTGGCGGCGATGGAACTGTTTTATGG GCTGGATCATTATTCAAAGGGCCAGTTCCCCCTGTTGTTGCGTTCTCTCTTGGATCATTGGGGTTCATGACTCCATTCT CAAGTGAGCAATACCGTGAATGTTTGGCCAATGTTCTAAAAAGACCATTTAGCATCACACTGAGGAGCCGTCTACAGTGTCATGTGGTCCGCGATGCAGCTAAGGATGAAGTTGAGACTGAGGAACCAATTCTGGTGCTAAATGAAGTGACAATTGACCGTGGAATGTCATCTTACCTTACCTACCTAGAATGCTACTGTGACGGTTCTTTTGTTACATGCGTACAAGGAGATGGACTAATAATATCAACAACATCTGGAAGCACTGCTTATTCATTGGCAGCTGGAGGATCAATGGTTCATCCGCAG GTCCCAGGGATCCTTTTTACGCCAATCTGTCCGCATTCGTTGTCATTCAGGCCTTTGATACTACCAGAATATGTAACTCTGCGAGTGCAAGTGCCGTTCAATAGCAGGGGTCAGGCTTGGGCATCCTTTGATGGCAAGGGCAGGATTCAGCTAGGACCAGGCGATGCGCTCATCTGCAGCGTTTCCCCTTGGCCTGTGCCCACGGCGTGCCTGGTGGACTCGACAACCGACTTCCTGCGAAGCATCCATGAGGGTCTCCACTGGAACCTGAGGAAGAGCCAATCTTTCGATGGTCCACCTGCGTGA
- the LOC120665639 gene encoding putative NAD kinase 3 isoform X2, with protein sequence MTTSHQTENGDITKVNSVERAAYAFIPQTPIRSTDAHLEEFSEAMRTVAKTLRQVVEGKAAAQAEAAEWKRKYEVEVASKEHKHHNVIKGCSNYEKDKLEELASQMALETASIDQTSCCGNHGICSHQILQDECPGPNRKADDKIVARKAPFRLLWGCDGDKNDQHRHDFVSFEKGDIKTAERSNKQILLKWESPPQTVLLVTKPNSNSVLALCAEMVRWLKEHNNMDVIVEPRVSKELRTEDSYFNFIQTWNNDQEVKALHTKVDLIVTLGGDGTVLWAGSLFKGPVPPVVAFSLGSLGFMTPFSSEQYRECLANVLKRPFSITLRSRLQCHVVRDAAKDEVETEEPILVLNEVTIDRGMSSYLTYLECYCDGSFVTCVQGDGLIISTTSGSTAYSLAAGGSMVHPQVPGILFTPICPHSLSFRPLILPEYVTLRVQVPFNSRGQAWASFDGKGRIQLGPGDALICSVSPWPVPTACLVDSTTDFLRSIHEGLHWNLRKSQSFDGPPA encoded by the exons ATGACTACCTCACATCAAACTGAAAATGGAGACATCACCAAAGTTAATTCTGTGGAGAGGGCCGCTTATGCATTTATTCCCCAAACTCCTATCAGATCAACTGATGCACACCTTGAAGAGTTCTCTGAAGCTATGAGAA CTGTTGCAAAAACACTGCGACAAGTTGTGGAAGGGAAAGCTGCTGCTCAAGCGGAGGCAGCTGAATGGAAGCGCAAGTACGAAGTAGAGGTGGCATCCAAGGAACACAAACATCATAATGTGATCAAAG GCTGCAGTAACTATGAGAAGGATAAGTTAGAGGAACTGGCTAGTCAGATGGCATTGGAGACTGCCTCCATTGATCAAACCAGTTGTTGTGGAAACCATGGGATATGTTCGCATCAAATACTTCAGGATGAATGTCCTGGACCTAACCGAAAAGCAGATGATAAGATAGTTGCAAGAAAG GCACCATTTAGACTATTATGGGGATGTGATGGGGATAAGAATGACCAGCACAGGCATGATTTTGTGTCCTTCGAAAAAGGTGACATAAAAACAGCAGAGCGCAGCAATAAGCAG ATTTTGCTAAAATGGGAATCACCTCCACAAACAGTTCTTCTTGTTACTAAACCTAATTCCAACTCTGTGCTTGCTCTCTGTGCCGAAATGGTTAG ATGGCTTAAAGAGCACAATAATATGGATGTGATTGTAGAGCCACGAGTTAGCAAGGAACTACGGACTGAAGATTCTTACTTCAACTTTATCCAGACATGGAATAATG ATCAGGAGGTAAAGGCATTACACACGAAAGTTGATCTAATTGTAACTCTTGGCGGCGATGGAACTGTTTTATGG GCTGGATCATTATTCAAAGGGCCAGTTCCCCCTGTTGTTGCGTTCTCTCTTGGATCATTGGGGTTCATGACTCCATTCT CAAGTGAGCAATACCGTGAATGTTTGGCCAATGTTCTAAAAAGACCATTTAGCATCACACTGAGGAGCCGTCTACAGTGTCATGTGGTCCGCGATGCAGCTAAGGATGAAGTTGAGACTGAGGAACCAATTCTGGTGCTAAATGAAGTGACAATTGACCGTGGAATGTCATCTTACCTTACCTACCTAGAATGCTACTGTGACGGTTCTTTTGTTACATGCGTACAAGGAGATGGACTAATAATATCAACAACATCTGGAAGCACTGCTTATTCATTGGCAGCTGGAGGATCAATGGTTCATCCGCAG GTCCCAGGGATCCTTTTTACGCCAATCTGTCCGCATTCGTTGTCATTCAGGCCTTTGATACTACCAGAATATGTAACTCTGCGAGTGCAAGTGCCGTTCAATAGCAGGGGTCAGGCTTGGGCATCCTTTGATGGCAAGGGCAGGATTCAGCTAGGACCAGGCGATGCGCTCATCTGCAGCGTTTCCCCTTGGCCTGTGCCCACGGCGTGCCTGGTGGACTCGACAACCGACTTCCTGCGAAGCATCCATGAGGGTCTCCACTGGAACCTGAGGAAGAGCCAATCTTTCGATGGTCCACCTGCGTGA